In Natrinema amylolyticum, the following are encoded in one genomic region:
- a CDS encoding cob(I)yrinic acid a,c-diamide adenosyltransferase, whose product MSDDRTSESTVENTPGQGRTPEAERIDPAAPEEFGLVQVWWGDGKGKTTATLGMGMRAAGHGYRVHMLQFMKGGASSVDAVRGEYNAIAALPGISYENLGHYGWHGMEDGSDEDQHEAEARAGLERAHELLEAAEETDLGEPIDLDAEPEAGVHMLILDEVLYAADRGLLSEADVHDLIDAKPDDLELVLSGSHTEPDYLADRADLITNVRKVKHPIDDGQRARRGTEF is encoded by the coding sequence ATGAGCGACGATCGGACGTCCGAGTCCACGGTCGAGAACACGCCCGGACAGGGACGAACGCCCGAGGCCGAGCGGATCGACCCTGCCGCCCCCGAGGAGTTCGGCCTCGTACAGGTCTGGTGGGGCGACGGAAAGGGGAAGACGACGGCCACGCTCGGCATGGGGATGCGGGCCGCCGGCCACGGCTACCGCGTCCACATGCTCCAGTTCATGAAAGGCGGGGCCTCGAGCGTCGACGCCGTTCGCGGCGAGTACAACGCCATCGCCGCCCTACCGGGAATCAGCTACGAGAACCTTGGCCACTACGGCTGGCACGGCATGGAAGACGGGAGCGACGAGGACCAACACGAGGCCGAGGCGCGGGCCGGCCTCGAGCGCGCTCACGAGTTGCTCGAGGCGGCCGAGGAGACCGACCTCGGCGAACCGATCGATCTCGACGCGGAGCCGGAGGCGGGGGTCCACATGCTGATCCTCGACGAGGTGCTCTACGCCGCCGACCGAGGCCTGCTCTCGGAAGCGGACGTGCACGACCTCATCGACGCGAAGCCGGACGACCTCGAACTGGTGCTGTCGGGGAGTCACACGGAACCCGACTACCTCGCGGACCGTGCGGACCTGATCACGAACGTCCGGAAGGTGAAACATCCGATCGACGACGGCCAGCGGGCGCGACGGGGAACCGAGTTCTGA
- a CDS encoding ADP-ribosylglycohydrolase family protein — protein MVDRDRARVALLGLSCGDALGRPVEGWPAERIAREHGTLESFVGDGTHGKPPGTVTDDTELATILARSLLACDGFDRDDFAARLVDWYESGPFGIGGTTTEALRRIADGTPPLEAAEAARAAKSPGRKATNGSVMRCAPLAIAYADDREALERVSCESSRVTHADPRCVHGCAALNLTIAAVLEGDERPLETALAALSDDAPPELVDRLEPIPENVDPDSLVPENDAVETLRTALYHALTASDLETAVVGAVNEGGDADTIGAVAGAVAGARFGAGALPERWLTNVAGRAERRELADRLAEVEPSER, from the coding sequence ATGGTCGATCGAGACCGTGCGAGGGTCGCCCTCCTCGGCCTGTCCTGTGGCGACGCGCTCGGCCGTCCCGTCGAGGGCTGGCCGGCCGAGCGAATCGCCCGCGAGCACGGTACCCTCGAGTCGTTCGTCGGCGACGGGACCCACGGTAAACCACCGGGGACGGTGACCGACGACACGGAACTCGCGACGATTCTCGCTCGAAGCCTCCTCGCGTGCGACGGGTTCGATCGGGACGACTTCGCGGCGCGGCTGGTCGACTGGTACGAGAGCGGGCCGTTCGGGATCGGCGGCACGACGACCGAGGCGCTCCGTCGCATCGCGGACGGCACTCCGCCGCTCGAGGCGGCCGAGGCCGCCAGAGCGGCGAAGTCACCGGGGCGGAAAGCGACGAACGGCAGCGTGATGCGCTGTGCGCCGCTCGCGATCGCCTACGCCGACGACCGCGAGGCACTCGAGCGGGTGAGCTGCGAGTCCTCACGGGTGACACACGCCGATCCGCGCTGCGTCCACGGCTGTGCCGCGCTGAATCTGACGATCGCCGCCGTGCTCGAGGGGGATGAACGCCCGCTCGAGACCGCGCTCGCGGCGCTCTCCGACGATGCACCACCTGAACTGGTCGACCGACTCGAGCCGATACCTGAAAACGTCGATCCCGATAGTCTGGTTCCCGAGAACGACGCCGTCGAGACGCTCCGGACGGCGCTCTATCACGCGCTGACGGCGTCGGATCTCGAGACGGCGGTCGTCGGTGCGGTCAACGAAGGCGGGGACGCGGACACGATCGGCGCGGTCGCGGGTGCCGTCGCGGGAGCGCGGTTCGGCGCGGGCGCGCTGCCGGAGCGGTGGCTGACGAACGTGGCGGGACGGGCGGAACGGCGGGAACTCGCGGACCGACTCGCCGAAGTAGAGCCGAGCGAGCGGTGA
- a CDS encoding winged helix-turn-helix domain-containing protein, with amino-acid sequence MSLEFSSSGETPGFECVIGALDDEVCREIIAVLEEPMTVEDIAEATDRPLSTTYRKLDCLTDAGLAEEAVGVREGRHRKSRYVANLDGISIVLDDDNELRVDIERSTEFGIWSELQREF; translated from the coding sequence ATGTCACTCGAGTTCTCCTCGTCCGGCGAGACTCCCGGGTTCGAGTGCGTCATCGGCGCGCTCGACGACGAAGTGTGCCGGGAGATCATCGCGGTACTCGAGGAGCCGATGACGGTCGAGGACATCGCCGAGGCGACGGATCGGCCGCTCTCGACGACCTACCGCAAACTCGACTGTCTGACCGACGCCGGACTCGCCGAGGAGGCCGTCGGCGTCCGTGAGGGTCGCCACCGGAAGTCGCGATACGTTGCCAACCTCGACGGGATTTCGATCGTCCTCGACGACGACAACGAGTTGCGCGTCGATATCGAGCGCTCGACGGAGTTCGGCATCTGGTCGGAACTCCAGCGAGAGTTCTGA
- a CDS encoding ABC transporter ATP-binding protein: MGVIRVDGLRKSYGSVNAVDGMEFDVDRGELYGFLGPNGAGKTTTIRVLTGQIEPDAGDVSVLGTDPVADPIETRRKVGILPEQESPPSFLTPREYLEFVGEVRELDSDWIAAQTDIWAERLGFENKLDTLHTDLSRGQQQKVMIAQAFVHEPDVVFIDEPLANLDPLVQEQVKRFLVSYAAGDNAVFVSTHNIDVAEEICTRVGIVADGQLVTERSLEDGDDESLLDIFLDRVEGEGARDTPTLEQLDA, encoded by the coding sequence ATGGGTGTCATTCGAGTAGACGGGCTGCGGAAGTCCTACGGATCCGTCAACGCTGTGGATGGAATGGAGTTCGACGTCGACCGGGGAGAGCTGTACGGCTTTCTCGGCCCGAACGGTGCCGGTAAGACCACCACGATCCGGGTCTTGACCGGCCAGATCGAGCCGGATGCGGGCGACGTGAGCGTCCTCGGGACCGATCCGGTCGCCGACCCCATCGAGACGCGCCGGAAGGTCGGCATCCTGCCGGAACAGGAATCGCCGCCGAGCTTTCTCACGCCGCGCGAGTACCTCGAGTTCGTCGGCGAAGTTCGGGAGCTCGATTCCGACTGGATCGCGGCGCAGACCGACATCTGGGCCGAGCGGCTCGGCTTCGAGAACAAACTCGACACGCTGCACACCGATCTCTCCCGGGGGCAACAACAGAAAGTGATGATCGCACAGGCGTTCGTCCACGAACCCGATGTAGTCTTCATCGACGAACCGCTGGCGAACCTCGACCCGCTCGTTCAGGAACAGGTCAAGCGCTTTCTCGTCTCCTACGCGGCCGGCGACAACGCCGTCTTCGTCTCGACACACAACATCGACGTCGCCGAGGAGATCTGTACCCGCGTCGGCATCGTCGCCGACGGTCAGCTCGTGACCGAACGCTCGCTCGAGGACGGCGACGACGAGTCGCTGCTCGATATCTTCCTCGACCGCGTCGAGGGCGAAGGCGCGCGAGACACGCCCACGCTCGAGCAACTTGACGCATGA